aaacagaataaacaTCCCAGTTACACGTTCTGTAGTTGACAGATGattgtcttttgtgttttaaatgttattatttacttcatatatagaataaaaataaacgtGTATTAATGACATGAATATACGATAAGAAATGTGTGTACCTAGCACCAGGAAGGACTTTTGCAGGTCTCCTTTAACCTCTTTCACAATGCTCTCCTGCATGTCGTAGGGGCTGTAACTCTTGTACCTCTGAAACACTGACAAGCAGAGAAAAAGGATTTAGTTATTGAGAATACAAAATCAATACTTTTGTAACAACAAAAGAATACAGTGCGTCTTACCTTTTTGTAGGTGGGATACGCTTCTCTCAGACATAATGGAGATCCAGGTGGGCACATCAGTTCCTCTGATCTTCACCCCAGCCTCATAGAGGGCCTGATAACAATCAGTAAAATAGACATGCTTTATAATGGGACATGATGGTGATGCCACTCATTTTTAGATCaatatatcaaaataaagttattatctTATTCACAAAACTGCCAACTGCATACACTTTTACCAAATGATCTGGGGCTTTAAATCTCATTTGGACATTTCAATTTAATCAGTGGTGAAATGCAAAAacttatataaaatatacaatacaattaaaaatgacagatttcAAATGAATTGAATTTAAATTTCACAAACAAAGTAATAAACGGGCAACTTACTCGGGCATCTTGATCAATCTTTTCATAGTCTACGACAGCGCATGGAGCTGCTCTCTTGGTCTGAAACAACACAGGACTCAGGTCAGTTTAAAGTTTATAATGTTACGATAATCATGAAGACGGGCACAACAGATCTCACCTCCACCAAAGCCAAGAGCAGCTTAGCGAAGTTCCCAGAGGTGTCACCAGCCACGTCTTTCTCCAAATCTTTCTTGAACACTGGGGGAAACCATGAGGTATTTAGATTTCTGTACTAATAGTGTTCACATAGCTATGGAAAGTGTGGTTCGAGAACATTCATACACGTCTCAAGACCTCTGAAGTGAGCCTAGGTTTGACATTGTACATTAGCACAATACCCTATATGTGAGGCGTTATACATTGCAATGTATTTACAGCCCTTTCTATGAATGCTTGGCATGTTTTGGACTCACATTCCTTGTAGACCTTCTTGATCTCCACCAGTTCCTCATTGCTGCGTGAGCACAACACCTCAATCAGTGTTTCTTCATCTGTTCCTGCTCcctgaaagagacagaaatcttTGTTATTGTCTATACATGATACTTGAGGATATACACAACTCAAAGTTAGGGAGTAGCATTAAAGCAAGTTCTGTCATTTGTCCAGTAGAGGGCAGTGTAGCCCTTCCGTTAAATCCACTGATGATGAGAAGCACTGACGCAATCTGTGTCCTTTACCTTGATAGATCCTCTGATCAGTGAGGCATCGTACTGGGATGTGCTCTTCATCAGTCCAAGGATCACTGTTTCCAGAGAGCCAGACAGCGCTCCCTTCAGGGCTGAGATCATGTCCTGAAAATACATCAGTGTTACCCTTATGTATCCATTACTGTTAAAGCCACCacaaagttaaaaatgtaaagcatgtTGGATTTTATTGAGGCTTACTGTACCTTCTTTGCTCTCCTCTCATAAGCAAAAGCAATGTCTCTCCTTTGTGAGTAGGTACGCTTCGTTAGGATGTCGATGATGGTCTGCTCGTCCACCCCTAGtgagaaagacacacaaacattacacacatcGAGTTAGACATGGGGGGA
Above is a genomic segment from Eleginops maclovinus isolate JMC-PN-2008 ecotype Puerto Natales chromosome 2, JC_Emac_rtc_rv5, whole genome shotgun sequence containing:
- the LOC134860230 gene encoding annexin A2-like, encoding MAMVSEFLGQLCLNIGANEPTYPTVVPALDINPDTDAARIETAIKTKGVDEQTIIDILTKRTYSQRRDIAFAYERRAKKDMISALKGALSGSLETVILGLMKSTSQYDASLIRGSIKGAGTDEETLIEVLCSRSNEELVEIKKVYKELFKKDLEKDVAGDTSGNFAKLLLALVETKRAAPCAVVDYEKIDQDARALYEAGVKIRGTDVPTWISIMSERSVSHLQKVFQRYKSYSPYDMQESIVKEVKGDLQKSFLVLVECFENKQLYFAKRLNEAMKSKGAKEKIVTRIIVSRCEVDLQKICCEYKTNFGESLQKTILEHTKGDYQKVLLGLCGPEQ